Genomic DNA from Pseudomonas fitomaticsae:
TCTTCGCCCTTTTCGCCGGTGATGTTGGCCGCCGCTTGCTGCAACGCCAACTGCACTTCGGCCAGGGCCGGAATCGGAATGTTCGGCGGCACCACGCGGTCGAGAATTCCGTCGCGACGCATATAAGCGTGAGCCAGCACGTAGTCGCCGATGGTCTGCGACTGACGCAGGCCGCCACAGTGGCCGATCATCAGCCAGCAATGCGGGCGCAGCACGGCCAGGTGATCGGTGATGTTCTTGGCATTGGACGGGCCGACGCCGATATTCACCAGCGTCACGCCGTGGCCATCGCTGGCGATCAGGTGATAGGCCGGCATCTGGTAGCGGTGCCAGACCACACCGGCGGCAATCGCCGAGGCTTCGCCGTGGTCCATGCCCTTTTCGATGATCACGTTGCCCGGCAACACCATGCGTACAAAACGCGGGTCGCGGCGCAGTTGCTCCAGGCCATGGACGATGAACTGGTCGACATAACGGTGGTAGTTGGTCAGCAGAATCCACGGCTGCACATGGCGCCAGTCGCTGCCGGTGTAGTGCACCAGACGGCGCAGCGAAAAATCGACGCGGGCCGCATCGAACAGCGCCAATGGCAGCGGATCGGTGTTTTCCCAATCGTAGAGACCGTCGGCGATGCCATCAGTGGCGGCGGACAGGTCGGTACTCGGGAACACCCGCGCCAGCACCGCAGCGGTGACGCCGGAGCCGGCCAGTTCATCGCCCTGCTCGACCACGTACGGATAGGGAATGTTCTGCTCGCTGACACCCACTTCAACGGTCACGGTGAAGTCGTGCATCAGCGGCGTGAGCTGCTCCAGCAGGTATTTGCGAAACGCCGCCGGATGGGTGACGGTCACGCTGTAGGTGCCCGGCAACTGCACCTTGGCGTAAGCGCGGGTGGTCTGCGGGACTTCGCCCTGGCAGTGGTAGGTCAGACGCAGTTCGGGATAACGGAACAGGGCACGTTGCTCGGCGTCGGGCTCGACGCGATCCTTGAGATAACGCTTGAGCGCCGAGTTCAGCGCCGTGGTGGCCCGCTCATGCAGCTCGGCGAGACGATCCACGGCCTGTTCGGCGGTTTGAACGACAATAAACGCTTCGGTCACGATCAGCTTCCTGTGTTCTGACTTGCAGAGCTTCATCTTGCCTGCATCGTGGCGTCACGGAAACAGTGGCGTTGTGGCTATTCATCAATCTGACAGGTGTATGCGATCCCTGTGGGAGCGGGCTTGCCCGCGAAGGCGTCAGCACAGACAACATTGAAGTTGAATGTACCGGCCCCTTCGCGAGCAAGCCCGCTCCCACAAGGATGCTTCAGAAACCTTGCGGCGTAGAGCGAGCGACGATGGCTTCGACATCCAGCCCGCGCGGCAACGCGCCGTAGACCCGGCCGCCACCGCTCAGTCGACTGGCGATAAAAGCATCGCTGACCGCCGAATTCCCGGCCTCCAGCAGCAGCTTCGCCTGCAGTCCCAAAGCGATGTCTTCGGTCAGTTGCCGTGCGCGGTATTGAATGTCACTGGTGTCCTTGAACTGCGCCTGCAACTGCTGAATATGGGCCGCCAGTCGCTTGTCGCCATGACCGTCGCCCAACTCGCTGAACAACACATCGAGTACGCCCGGCTCTTTCGACAAGGCGCGCAGCACGTCGAGGCATTG
This window encodes:
- the amn gene encoding AMP nucleosidase, translated to MKLCKSEHRKLIVTEAFIVVQTAEQAVDRLAELHERATTALNSALKRYLKDRVEPDAEQRALFRYPELRLTYHCQGEVPQTTRAYAKVQLPGTYSVTVTHPAAFRKYLLEQLTPLMHDFTVTVEVGVSEQNIPYPYVVEQGDELAGSGVTAAVLARVFPSTDLSAATDGIADGLYDWENTDPLPLALFDAARVDFSLRRLVHYTGSDWRHVQPWILLTNYHRYVDQFIVHGLEQLRRDPRFVRMVLPGNVIIEKGMDHGEASAIAAGVVWHRYQMPAYHLIASDGHGVTLVNIGVGPSNAKNITDHLAVLRPHCWLMIGHCGGLRQSQTIGDYVLAHAYMRRDGILDRVVPPNIPIPALAEVQLALQQAAANITGEKGEELKKRLRTGTVLTYDDRNWELRWAQERPLINLSRAVAVDMESGTIAAQGYRLRVPYGTLLCVSDKPLHSEIKLPGSANAFYERAVSQHLKIGIEAVDLLRTELNSLHSRKLRSFDEPPFR